Proteins encoded by one window of bacterium:
- a CDS encoding glycosyltransferase family 4 protein, producing MRRNNDKQPPSVTLVSEQYAPDLSSTAQLFEELMIELQQQGVAVRVCTLTPGYHGYVKEGKVPLREVRHGVTVRRLPRLPFRRSNRVGEALNWVWGTFALALLAWRTPRQAPLLISTNPPMAHVVGAFLKIMRGQRFIALFYDLHPELSCAVGLLREGSLLDRLWRRINRWALRHTDVAVAIGAYMERVIKGRYAAAATSIIHNWCDPRVVRCLPKEASLFAREHGLLDQFVVLFSGNLGWRQRLEILIEVAALLTNLPIRFVFIGEGVKKPKLQEMVQARGLNNVLFFPYQPRHLMEHSLAAADLAVVSHEREAIGFGVPSKIYTYLAAGRAILGLASKPCELIDMVRECQCGWVFDEDHDRDAIAALLQQLLQAPPLSRHAGQRARQHFERHFTLPLVARQYQELIRQQCQAGPAPALLERIFRLPRRRRRAADEKNTTREHRTRAAQHETAQFM from the coding sequence TTGAGAAGGAATAACGACAAACAACCGCCGAGCGTCACGCTGGTCAGCGAGCAATATGCGCCGGATCTGTCTTCCACCGCGCAGTTGTTCGAAGAGCTGATGATCGAGCTGCAGCAGCAGGGCGTGGCCGTGCGGGTGTGCACGCTCACCCCCGGCTATCACGGTTACGTCAAAGAGGGCAAAGTCCCGCTGCGCGAAGTGCGCCACGGCGTGACGGTGCGCCGGCTGCCGCGCCTGCCGTTCCGCCGCAGCAACCGCGTGGGCGAGGCCCTCAACTGGGTGTGGGGCACGTTTGCGCTGGCGCTGCTGGCCTGGCGCACGCCACGGCAGGCACCGCTTCTGATCAGCACTAATCCGCCCATGGCGCATGTTGTGGGCGCGTTCCTGAAGATCATGCGAGGGCAGCGTTTCATTGCGCTGTTTTATGATTTGCATCCGGAATTGTCCTGCGCGGTGGGCCTGTTGCGGGAAGGCAGTTTGCTCGACCGGCTGTGGCGCCGGATCAATCGTTGGGCGTTGCGCCACACCGACGTGGCGGTGGCCATCGGCGCGTACATGGAGCGGGTGATCAAAGGCCGTTATGCCGCTGCCGCCACCTCCATCATTCACAATTGGTGCGACCCGCGCGTGGTGCGCTGCCTGCCCAAGGAGGCGAGCCTATTTGCCCGCGAGCATGGCCTGCTCGATCAGTTCGTGGTCCTGTTCTCCGGCAACCTGGGCTGGCGCCAACGCCTCGAAATCCTGATCGAAGTCGCCGCGTTGCTCACCAACCTGCCGATTCGATTCGTGTTCATCGGCGAGGGCGTGAAAAAGCCCAAACTGCAGGAAATGGTACAAGCGCGCGGCTTGAACAACGTTTTGTTCTTTCCCTACCAGCCGCGGCATTTGATGGAACACTCGCTCGCGGCCGCGGATTTGGCGGTGGTCTCGCATGAGCGCGAGGCCATCGGGTTTGGCGTGCCGAGCAAGATCTACACCTACCTGGCCGCCGGCCGCGCCATTCTGGGGCTGGCGAGCAAGCCTTGTGAGCTGATCGACATGGTGCGCGAATGCCAGTGCGGTTGGGTGTTTGATGAAGATCACGACCGCGACGCGATCGCGGCTTTGCTCCAGCAACTGCTGCAGGCGCCGCCGCTCAGCCGGCATGCGGGCCAGCGCGCGCGCCAGCATTTCGAGCGCCACTTTACGCTGCCGCTGGTGGCGCGCCAATACCAGGAGTTGATCCGGCAGCAATGCCAGGCGGGACCGGCGCCCGCGCTGCTGGAGAGAATATTCCGCCTGCCGCGGCGCCGGCGGCGCGCGGCGGATGAAAAAAACACAACCAGAGAACACCGAACCAGGGCTGCTCAGCACGAAACTGCTCAATTCATGTGA